From a single Bacillus pumilus genomic region:
- a CDS encoding IucA/IucC family protein: protein MSQYKQMAENATMQSFLNCFLRETGIDRSAKKETRPDGSVVFIAKLAKQDLELVIPIRYVSRVGRHLFDFPIRFRPQGSEQEGVIVDYTTLVALCSKELLIEYGRTDAEDEFMLRIILSCRNIERFLKERESDRSALSEADFEYIEAEQSLLLGHLTHPTPKSRQGMTEEEEAIYSPELKGTFQLHYFKAHHSIVLQDSSITQSAASLMLEELLRQVPEEKERLNTLVENGEYVLIPIHPLQVKVVLEKAFVKWYIEEGKLTYLGPLGSEYTATSSFRTVYQKDSAYMLKFSVPVKITNSLRINKQKELDRGVEMSRILKTELGVSLYDKFPGFRVIEDPAYLSIQGDEAESGFEVVIRQNPFLHREKGASLIAGLCQDHAYGGRSRLAGIIHELADAEGRSTEAVSQDWFKQYLTISLEPMLWLFETYGLALEAHQQNAVVQMKAGYPDTFYYRDNQGYYYSESKKDKLANLVQNLSVRSETICADDVAVERLRYYFFFNHLFGLINGFGTEGLAKEENLLVLVRDTLLAHEETFGASELTNSLLRSKELPSKANLLTRFEDMDELTGSLETQSRYTAVLNPLFLHKEALIG from the coding sequence TTGAGTCAATATAAACAAATGGCTGAAAATGCAACTATGCAAAGCTTTTTAAACTGTTTTTTACGTGAAACAGGAATCGATCGATCTGCAAAAAAAGAGACGAGACCAGATGGCTCGGTTGTATTTATTGCAAAACTAGCAAAACAAGATCTAGAGCTTGTGATTCCGATTCGATATGTTTCACGTGTTGGCCGCCATCTCTTTGATTTTCCGATTCGTTTTCGCCCGCAAGGCAGTGAACAAGAAGGAGTAATTGTCGATTACACGACACTTGTTGCTCTATGTTCAAAGGAGCTTCTCATTGAATATGGCCGCACAGATGCAGAGGATGAATTCATGCTTCGCATCATTTTAAGCTGCCGAAATATTGAACGGTTCTTAAAGGAGAGAGAAAGTGATCGATCCGCTCTTTCTGAAGCCGATTTTGAGTATATCGAGGCTGAGCAGTCACTTCTCCTTGGTCATTTAACGCATCCTACCCCAAAAAGCAGACAAGGAATGACAGAGGAGGAGGAAGCAATCTATTCTCCTGAGCTGAAAGGGACTTTCCAGCTTCATTACTTTAAAGCGCATCATTCGATTGTGCTTCAGGATTCGTCTATTACACAGTCTGCGGCAAGTCTCATGCTAGAGGAGCTCTTGCGCCAAGTGCCAGAAGAAAAAGAGAGACTGAATACGTTAGTAGAAAACGGAGAATATGTGCTCATTCCGATTCACCCGCTTCAAGTCAAGGTGGTCTTAGAGAAGGCGTTTGTCAAATGGTATATAGAGGAAGGGAAACTCACTTATTTAGGGCCGCTCGGATCTGAATACACAGCGACGTCTTCCTTTAGAACCGTCTATCAAAAGGACTCTGCTTACATGCTCAAATTCTCTGTTCCTGTGAAAATTACAAACTCCTTACGTATCAATAAACAAAAGGAACTCGATCGCGGAGTAGAAATGTCGCGCATTTTAAAAACAGAATTAGGAGTTTCTTTATACGATAAATTCCCTGGCTTCCGGGTCATTGAAGATCCTGCCTATTTATCTATTCAAGGAGATGAAGCAGAATCTGGCTTTGAAGTAGTCATTCGTCAAAATCCATTTTTGCATCGTGAAAAAGGAGCAAGCTTAATTGCTGGATTATGTCAGGACCATGCGTATGGTGGAAGATCGCGATTAGCTGGAATCATACATGAACTTGCAGATGCAGAAGGCCGATCAACGGAGGCTGTCAGCCAAGATTGGTTTAAGCAATATTTAACCATATCGTTAGAACCGATGCTCTGGCTGTTTGAAACATATGGTCTTGCACTGGAAGCGCATCAGCAAAATGCTGTTGTGCAAATGAAGGCTGGTTACCCGGACACCTTCTATTATCGGGACAATCAAGGCTACTATTATAGTGAATCGAAAAAGGATAAGCTCGCCAATCTTGTTCAGAATTTAAGCGTGAGAAGTGAAACGATATGTGCAGATGATGTGGCTGTTGAGAGACTCCGTTATTATTTCTTCTTTAATCATTTATTTGGTCTCATTAACGGCTTTGGCACAGAAGGGTTAGCGAAGGAAGAGAACTTGCTGGTGCTTGTGAGAGACACATTGCTCGCTCATGAGGAGACATTCGGGGCGTCTGAACTGACAAACAGCCTTCTCCGCTCAAAAGAACTTCCTTCAAAAGCGAATTTGCTGACACGTTTTGAAGATATGGATGAGCTGACAGGATCTCTGGAAACACAGTCGCGCTACACAGCGGTCTTGAATCCGCTCTTTTTACATAAGGAGGCACTGATTGGATGA
- a CDS encoding GNAT family N-acetyltransferase produces MRHRIGFIRAEYERDVQLVHKWMQEEYVHPFWHLNIPFPAFEKHFYQAIHDPHQTLYLGTIDGTPMSYFEAYNVKGDVIESYYQPSPHDQGIHLLIGEPDYVGKGFAAPLLQAMTAFQFEQNKRTEKIVAEPDIRNEKMIHVFEKCGFERVKPVNLPDKTGLLMFCNRERFERKYNHDEVQQAK; encoded by the coding sequence ATGAGGCATCGTATAGGGTTTATTCGAGCTGAATATGAAAGGGATGTCCAGCTCGTCCACAAATGGATGCAAGAAGAGTACGTTCACCCATTTTGGCATTTGAATATTCCGTTTCCTGCTTTTGAAAAGCATTTTTATCAGGCGATTCATGATCCGCATCAAACCCTTTATTTAGGCACAATTGATGGGACGCCAATGAGTTATTTTGAGGCATACAACGTCAAAGGAGATGTCATTGAATCCTACTATCAGCCTTCTCCGCATGATCAAGGCATCCACCTGTTAATAGGGGAGCCGGATTATGTAGGAAAAGGATTTGCGGCTCCACTGCTTCAGGCCATGACAGCATTTCAATTTGAACAGAACAAACGAACAGAAAAAATCGTCGCTGAGCCTGATATTCGCAATGAAAAAATGATCCATGTATTTGAAAAATGCGGCTTCGAACGTGTAAAACCAGTTAATTTACCAGATAAAACAGGTCTTTTGATGTTTTGTAATCGAGAACGATTCGAAAGGAAGTATAACCATGACGAGGTTCAACAAGCAAAATAA
- a CDS encoding lysine N(6)-hydroxylase/L-ornithine N(5)-oxygenase family protein, with protein sequence MTRFNKQNNVVDVIGIGIGPFNLGLAALSEEVNEIDALFFEKSEAFHWHPGMLIEGTTLQVPFLADLVSMADVKSKYSFLNYLQEQNRLYSFYFLEDFHIPRKEYSHYCRWVADQLDSCRFGMNVESISLIEKAGEKRYEVHVRHVNDQTVEVFESKHLVLGIGTQPAIPASLQPALGERVFHSADYLKRKKEGCFKGKSVTVIGSGQSAAEVFYDILSDDEAKDIHWFTRSKGFFPMEYSNLGLEYFSPDYIDFFYELPQTKKDSLLKQQDLLYKGISSAMIRDIYHLLYERSACGEQLNTVLQAMTEINLIEETAEGLSLSCTQWVKEDSFTHETDIVVLATGYQSVLPPFINPISHHIQWDDQGRFQVEREYRLKTNTMGENDIFVQNAELHTHGVGAPDLGLGAYRNSVIINELARQTVYPLYQKHVFQTFGTHQNVNTFEKIKG encoded by the coding sequence ATGACGAGGTTCAACAAGCAAAATAATGTAGTGGATGTAATTGGGATCGGTATTGGTCCTTTTAATCTGGGACTTGCCGCATTATCTGAAGAGGTAAATGAAATCGACGCTCTATTTTTTGAAAAAAGTGAAGCCTTTCATTGGCATCCAGGGATGCTCATTGAGGGGACAACACTGCAAGTTCCTTTTTTGGCAGACCTTGTCAGCATGGCAGATGTGAAAAGCAAATATAGCTTTCTTAACTATTTGCAGGAACAAAACCGTTTGTATTCATTTTACTTTCTAGAGGATTTCCACATCCCGCGCAAGGAATACAGTCATTATTGCCGCTGGGTTGCTGATCAGTTAGACTCTTGCCGATTTGGCATGAATGTCGAATCTATCTCATTGATCGAGAAAGCAGGAGAAAAGCGGTATGAAGTGCATGTCCGTCATGTGAACGATCAAACCGTAGAGGTATTTGAGAGTAAGCATCTCGTTTTAGGAATTGGTACACAGCCTGCGATACCAGCATCGCTCCAGCCAGCTTTAGGAGAGAGAGTTTTTCACTCTGCTGACTATTTAAAACGAAAGAAAGAAGGCTGTTTCAAAGGGAAATCTGTGACAGTGATCGGCTCTGGCCAAAGTGCGGCCGAAGTGTTTTATGATATTTTGTCAGATGATGAGGCGAAGGATATTCACTGGTTCACACGCTCTAAAGGATTTTTCCCAATGGAATATTCAAACCTTGGTCTTGAATATTTCTCTCCAGATTATATTGATTTCTTTTATGAGCTTCCGCAAACAAAAAAGGATTCGTTGTTAAAGCAGCAAGATTTGCTGTATAAGGGCATCAGCTCTGCAATGATCCGTGATATTTATCATTTGCTTTATGAACGTTCAGCATGCGGAGAGCAGTTGAACACAGTGCTTCAAGCGATGACGGAGATCAACTTAATTGAAGAAACAGCGGAAGGCTTATCTCTTTCATGCACGCAATGGGTCAAAGAGGACTCCTTTACACATGAGACAGATATTGTTGTGCTGGCGACGGGGTATCAATCGGTACTGCCGCCGTTTATCAACCCAATTTCTCACCACATTCAATGGGACGATCAAGGACGGTTCCAAGTTGAACGTGAATATCGTTTGAAAACAAATACGATGGGTGAAAATGATATTTTTGTGCAAAATGCAGAGCTTCATACACATGGGGTTGGCGCTCCAGATTTAGGGCTTGGGGCTTACCGAAACAGTGTGATTATCAATGAACTTGCTCGTCAAACCGTGTATCCACTTTATCAAAAGCACGTCTTCCAGACATTTGGTACACATCAGAACGTCAACACATTTGAAAAAATCAAAGGTTAA